The following coding sequences are from one Ornithodoros turicata isolate Travis chromosome 1, ASM3712646v1, whole genome shotgun sequence window:
- the LOC135379600 gene encoding uncharacterized protein LOC135379600 translates to MTDNSSAEKAALNKVWPKGLQLLCHFHILQAEWRWLTSAKNNVDKDERRKLIAPFQRVLYAHSEKELDAATASLQSQSHPGYTARVEAMLERKEEWVLLFRNTITIRGHNTNNFAEASIRILKDIILNRTKAFNAVALADFVATVWEKYFEGRILKHAYSRVAAHQLQYHHLVSRMPDSAADNIVLLDEDLYNVPSSKQDGTSYEIWAKTGVCSCPSGRQGAFCKHQAVVHMRYGGLFPNAPVLTSEDRYELGRLARGEKCPPYEFFCSFQDSVDHFQPECPIVHERESDPCAPPSPDPLPSTSGFNEPESVHLGTESNLQAIQSELQRLSTLVGHNDTFEKCLGKIASQLSHIKTGCGAVGAAITISAALVNHARKGGKIRVQPSAIARRRGGVTGGSKRIPAGRPPKEPARKRAKKLGHTISSSIRKNVPHAKQHGQGH, encoded by the exons ATGACAGATAATTCCTCTGCTGAAAAAGCAGCCTTGAACAAGGTCTGGCCTAAGGGACTCCAACTTCTTTGTCATTTCCACATACTTCAAGCTGAATGGAGATGGTTGACATCCGCGAAGAATAATGTGGACAAGGATGAAAGGCGGAAGCTAATTGCACCATTCCAAAGG GTCCTCTATGCCCATTCCGAAAAAGAGCTTGATGCAGCAACAGCCAGCCTTCAGAGCCAGTCCCACCCAGGGTACACTGCGAGGGTCGAAGCAATGCTTGAAAGGAAAGAGGAGTGGGTGTTGCTCTTCAGGAACACGATTACAATCCGCGGACACAACACCAATAACTTTGCTGAGGCCTCGATACGGATTTTAAAAGACATCATCCTTAATCGCACTAAAGCCTTCAATGCTGTTGCCCTAGCTGATTTTGTTGCAACAGTATGGGAAAAGTACTTTGAAGGAAGAATATTAAAGCATGCGTACAGCCGTGTTGCAGCACATCAACTCCAGTACCACCACCTTGTCAGCAGAATGCCAGACAGTGCAGCAGACAATATTGTACTTCTAGATGAAGATCTGTACAATGTCCCAAGTAGCAAGCAGGATGGAACATCTTATGAGATCTGGGCAAAGACAGGGGTTTGCAGTTGCCCAAGTGGACGGCAAGGTGCCTTCTGCAAACACCAGGCAGTTGTTCACATGAGATATGGTGGTCTTTTCCCAAATGCTCCTGTACTAACTTCTGAAGACCGCTACGAATTAGGGAGGTTAGCCCGTGGAGAGAAGTGTCCACCATACGAATTTTTCTGCAGCTTCCAGGACAGTGTGGACCATTTTCAGCCTGAATGCCCTATAGTACATGAGAGGGAGTCTGATCCGTGTGCACCCCCTTCCCCAGACCCATTGCCATCAACATCTGGCTTCAATGAACCAGAATCGGTTCATCTG ggcactgaaagcaaccTGCAAGCAATACAAAGTGAACTGCAACGACTGTCCACACTAGTCGGGCACAACGACACCTTTGAAAAGTGTCTTGGAAAGATCGCATCACAACTGAGCCACATCAAGACAGGATGTGGTGCAGTCGGAGCAGCTATCACAATAAGTGCTGCACTTGTGAACCATGCAAGAAAGGGTGGGAAAATTCGAGTTCAGCCCTCAGCAATAGCACGAAGGCGGGGCGGGGTTACGGGGGGCTCAAAGAGAATTCCTGCTGGCCGGCCTCCCAAGGAACCAGCTCGGAAAAGGGCAAAGAAACTGGGTCACACAATCAGCAGCAGCATAAGAAAGAACGTTCCTCATGCTAAGCAGCACGGTCAAGGACACTAA